In one Janibacter cremeus genomic region, the following are encoded:
- a CDS encoding GNAT family N-acetyltransferase: MSTERIPLPDLVPWTGGDRVVLAESTPLAGPDALAIRRGDAWAVAFARPTYTHGTNLMLHGDDGSGLLVSPAVVAALEDLVSSPPFADWVADLRTKGVDSVSLPRAAAHVGGLLPEAHGLWEWMWTTRAPEAPAGDGTLDLVEEDRADLQALLDAHNPGTDGQPFARPGQRWVGIRDDEGSLLAVGCCEPERSGTPVLSGITVAPTARGRGLGRVVTAELTRGAVDTHGWCTLGMYSVNDTARRLYHSLGYETGAVWSSGALG, from the coding sequence GTGAGCACCGAGCGCATCCCGCTGCCGGACCTCGTCCCGTGGACGGGCGGTGACCGCGTCGTCCTCGCGGAGTCCACGCCCCTGGCCGGGCCCGATGCGCTCGCCATCCGCCGGGGGGACGCGTGGGCGGTGGCCTTCGCGCGGCCCACGTACACGCACGGCACCAACCTCATGCTCCACGGCGACGACGGCAGCGGCCTGCTCGTCTCCCCGGCGGTGGTCGCCGCGCTCGAGGACCTCGTCTCCTCGCCCCCCTTCGCCGACTGGGTGGCGGACCTGCGGACGAAGGGGGTGGACTCGGTCTCCCTCCCCCGCGCCGCGGCGCACGTCGGGGGGCTGCTGCCGGAGGCGCACGGTCTGTGGGAGTGGATGTGGACGACGAGGGCCCCGGAGGCGCCCGCAGGTGACGGGACGCTCGATCTGGTCGAGGAGGACCGGGCGGACCTGCAGGCGCTGCTCGACGCCCACAACCCCGGGACCGACGGGCAGCCCTTCGCCCGGCCGGGGCAACGCTGGGTCGGGATCCGCGACGACGAAGGGAGCCTGCTCGCCGTCGGCTGCTGCGAGCCGGAGCGATCGGGCACCCCGGTCCTCTCCGGGATCACCGTCGCGCCCACCGCCCGTGGCCGGGGCCTCGGGCGGGTGGTCACCGCGGAGCTGACACGGGGCGCCGTCGACACCCACGGGTGGTGCACTCTGGGCATGTACTCGGTCAACGACACCGCGCGGCGTCTCTACCACTCCCTGGGGTACGAGACCGGCGCGGTCTGGAGCAGTGGAGCGCTGGGATGA